A part of Aegilops tauschii subsp. strangulata cultivar AL8/78 chromosome 2, Aet v6.0, whole genome shotgun sequence genomic DNA contains:
- the LOC109769308 gene encoding uncharacterized protein encodes MSRASLSPSSSGDEEEEDDEGVDGYRKGGYHAVRPGDQFSAGRYVTQRKLGWGNFSTVWLAFDVASQKFVALKIQKSAPEFAQAALHEIEFLSEITKRDPSNCKCTIQLIDHFKHAGPNGQHICLVFEFLGDSLLKLVQYNRYKGIGLGRVKEICRSILVGLDYLHGELGIIHSDLKLENVLLVSTIDPSKDPIRSGLKPNLERPEGNPNGEAVLNPIDKKLKMRARRVLAKLAEKRKSAAEFARSERSLDGIDMTCKIVDFGNACWADKQFTDFIQTRQYRAPEVILGAGYSFPVDMWSFACIAFELATGEMLFTPKEGHGYSEDEDHLALMMEVLGKMPRKIATMGTKSKEYFDRHGDLKRIRRLKFSSIERVLVDKYKIPQSDAREFAEFLCPLLDFAPEKRPTAAHCLKNKWLQRDDGKNVTNFASKSIDVTCNFGSMPDSCAQRIDAKGNTKSSINSNTENADVVRPTERISNSNAKSTYVNPNTGTIMYKDGKNSDVKPHSGSIITNKNAKSSDEKPFTGSISNKDDKTVDTKPITWSSTSTDDKSVDTKSSIGSVTNRDAKSIEGKRNIRSVVNSYMKNFDAKRNTGSIANSEVKDLDVKPSSGDIVSVDTNSTSAKPNTGSVENSDVTGTSVMANTGPANSGAKLQTNTDSVDQDDTDSKPNVGRVAASIQRLESSMSKVQIGRYR; translated from the exons atGTCGCGGGCGTCGCTGTCGCCGTCGTCGtcgggcgacgaggaggaggaggacgacgagggGGTCGACGGGTACCGCAAGGGCGGATACCACGCCGTGCGCCCTGGGGACCAGTTCTCCGCCGGACGCTACGTCACCCAGCGCAAGCTCGGGTGGGGCAACTTCTCCACCGTCTGGCTCGCCTTCGACGTCGCTTCCCAG AAATTTGTTGCTCTTAAGATTCAGAAGAGTGCACCAGAGTTTGCTCAAGCTGCTCTTCATGAAATTGAGTTCCTCTCGGAGATCACTAAGAGAGATCCTTCAAACTGTAAATGCACCATCCAGTTGATAGATCACTTCAAGCATGCAGGGCCAAATGGGCAGCATATCTGCCTTGTCTTTGAATTCCTTGGAGACAGCTTACTTAAGCTAGTACAGTACAACCGCTACAAAGGCATTGGACTGGGtagggtgaaggaaatatgcagGTCCATTTTGGTAGGTCTTGATTACTTGCATGGAGAGCTTGGAATCATCCATTCAGATTTGAAACTTGAAAATGTCCTACTTGTTTCAACAATCGATCCCTCAAAGGATCCCATTCGCTCCGGACTTAAACCTAATCTTGAGAGGCCTGAGGGGAATCCTAATGGAGAAGCTGTTCTTAACCCGATTGATAAGAAACTGAAGATGAGAGCAAGGAGGGTGCTCGCAAAGCTTGCTGAGAAAAGAAAATCAGCTGCAGAATTTGCACGTTCAGAAAGAAGCTTGGATGGGATTGACATGACATGCAAGATTGTAGATTTTGGAAATGCTTGTTGGGCTGACAAGCAATTTACAGATTTTATTCAGACAAGGCAGTACCGGGCACCAGAGGTCATTCTTGGTGCAGGATACTCATTTCCTGTTGATATGTGGTCGTTTGCGTGTATTGCGTTTGAGCTCGCAACGGGCGAAATGCTATTTACGCCCAAGGAAGGGCATGGGTACAGCGAAGATGAG GATCACTTGGCTTTAATGATGGAGGTCTTAGGAAAGATGCCTAGAAAG ATTGCTACGATGGGAACAAAATCGAAGGAGTATTTTGATCGCCATGGAGATCTGAAGCGGATAAGAAGACTGAAATTCTCGTCTATTGAACGTGTCCTAGTTGACAAATATAAAATTCCCCAATCAGATGCTCGGGAATTTGCTGAGTTTCTATGCCCTTTACTTGATTTTGCCCCAGAGAAGCGCCCGACAGCTGCACACTGTCTAAAGAATAAATGGCTTCAGCGTGATGATGGTAAGAATGTTACCAACTTTGCTTCTAAGAGCATTGATGTAACATGCAACTTCGGGAGCATGCCTGACAGTTGTGCCCAGAGAATTGATGCAAAGGGGAACACTAAAAGCAGTATCAACAGTAACACTGAGAATGCTGATGTGGTACGACCCACTGAAAGGATTTCCAACAGCAATGCCAAAAGCACTTACGTAAATCCCAACACTGGAACAATCATGTATAAGGATGGAAAGAACTCTGATGTAAAGCCCCACTCTGGTAGCATCATCACAAACAAAAATGCCAAAAGCTCCGATGAAAAGCCTTTCACTGGAAGCATCTccaacaaagatgacaaaacagTTGATACAAAGCCCATCACTTGGAGCAGCACCAGCACTGACGACAAGAGTGTTGACACAAAGAGCAGCATTGGAAGCGTTACCAACAGAGATGCAAAGAGCATTGAAGGGAAGCGAAACATTCGAAGCGTTGTAAACAGTTATATGAAGAATTTTGATGCAAAGCGGAACACTGGAAGCATAGCCAATAGCGAAGTCAAGGACTTGGATGTTAAGCCCAGCAGTGGAGATATTGTCAGTGTTGATACCAACAGTACTAGTGCAAAGCCCAACACTGGAAGTGTTGAAAACAGTGATGTCACGGGTACTAGTGTGATGGCGAACACAGGCCCTGCCAACAGTGGTGCCAAGTTACAGACTAACACTGACAGTGTTGATCAGGATGACACAGATTCAAAGCCAAATGTTGGACGTGTTGCGGCAAGCATACAGAGGCTGGAGAGCAGCATGAGTAAGGTGCAAATCGGGAGATATCGATGA